The following are encoded in a window of Spartinivicinus poritis genomic DNA:
- a CDS encoding DMT family transporter, producing the protein MEFIFYLAPLFGGVGIALLPGVNNFIAQYTGRAGFAILLNFLLGAVVLTSIYLLFSTVYLAKLKEIPLWSFLGGLYGTVTVVVMTITPAKLGIGKTLAVFITARLTSATVIDHFGWFQMLQELISFLQVVGIGLAVIGTLFILRVRAKQSFSQKTIMIYCLLCFLSGIFSSLQSTTNASLLQQTNDMVFVTWLNFIENLLCFLVFYKIFSRQKLHIFHPQKVYIWGLLSVLCSLTVISMMALGSSTIGVANTVVLSIVTQMITSIIIDHFGWLRVAQHSFNSKSLIGLLLLLSGAYSVISY; encoded by the coding sequence ATGGAATTTATTTTTTACTTGGCACCATTATTTGGTGGCGTTGGTATTGCCTTACTCCCAGGAGTGAATAACTTTATAGCTCAATATACAGGACGCGCCGGATTCGCCATATTGCTTAACTTTCTCCTAGGAGCAGTTGTTTTAACAAGTATTTACTTGCTTTTTTCAACGGTATACCTAGCCAAGTTAAAAGAAATTCCTTTATGGAGCTTTCTAGGGGGACTCTATGGAACTGTAACTGTAGTGGTTATGACTATCACTCCTGCAAAACTTGGCATTGGTAAAACATTGGCTGTTTTTATAACAGCACGATTAACATCTGCAACAGTTATTGACCACTTTGGTTGGTTTCAAATGCTACAAGAGTTAATCAGCTTTTTACAGGTTGTAGGAATAGGACTGGCTGTTATTGGGACCTTATTTATTTTACGAGTGCGAGCCAAACAAAGTTTCTCCCAAAAAACTATCATGATTTATTGCTTGCTATGTTTTCTTTCAGGCATATTCAGCTCACTCCAATCCACTACCAATGCTTCTCTTTTGCAGCAGACAAATGATATGGTCTTTGTAACTTGGCTTAACTTTATCGAAAACCTTCTATGTTTTTTGGTTTTCTATAAAATATTTAGTCGTCAAAAACTCCATATTTTTCATCCTCAAAAAGTATATATTTGGGGACTACTCTCAGTGTTATGCTCATTAACCGTGATCTCTATGATGGCATTAGGTTCATCAACCATTGGAGTGGCAAATACTGTTGTGCTATCAATTGTTACCCAAATGATTACCAGTATTATTATTGACCATTTTGGCTGGTTGAGGGTCGCACAACACTCTTTCAACAGCAAGTCTCTGATAGGGCTATTGCTACTACTATCAGGTGCTTATTCTGTCATCAGTTACTGA
- a CDS encoding class I SAM-dependent methyltransferase: protein MNTLSSLASATAIKAYDIVGQYNQDRINGFSDYFLDAFIDMLQLESAANVLDAMGGNGNLTHRMINYCVTHNIELPTFTLLEYSSVQTNLARSTLHKDNVYIVNGDVLTMTDLESGKQLPKASFDRVVIKSGNHEIPLKNQHQLYYSVFKALKPGGLFINLGFLFTDSQERKEFTKITNVKDKLIGAMDAVANRYFLLKDEFYDLLTQVGFKTIECNTTFEYTICSKTAEKEYFSNASHAMDDILAAQRQAKTLLKHQRIQLNDVGSTMYLPGEITIATKPY, encoded by the coding sequence ATGAACACGCTCTCTTCTCTTGCTAGTGCAACAGCGATAAAAGCTTATGATATAGTTGGTCAATATAATCAAGATCGAATTAACGGGTTCAGTGATTATTTTCTAGACGCATTTATTGATATGCTACAGCTTGAATCAGCTGCAAATGTACTGGATGCAATGGGAGGAAACGGTAACCTAACTCACCGTATGATCAATTACTGTGTAACACATAATATTGAGTTACCAACCTTTACATTATTGGAGTATTCATCTGTTCAAACAAATTTAGCTCGCTCAACTCTTCATAAGGATAACGTTTATATAGTAAATGGGGACGTACTAACCATGACCGACCTTGAGTCTGGAAAACAACTACCTAAAGCTAGCTTCGACCGTGTGGTAATCAAAAGTGGTAACCATGAAATTCCTTTAAAAAATCAACATCAACTTTACTATAGTGTATTTAAAGCACTTAAGCCTGGTGGGCTTTTTATCAATCTTGGTTTTTTGTTTACTGATAGCCAAGAACGTAAGGAATTTACGAAAATAACCAATGTAAAAGACAAACTCATAGGAGCAATGGATGCTGTAGCTAACCGATACTTTCTATTGAAGGATGAATTTTACGATTTATTAACACAGGTAGGATTTAAAACCATTGAGTGCAACACTACTTTTGAATATACGATCTGCTCGAAAACAGCTGAAAAGGAATATTTTTCAAATGCCAGCCATGCAATGGATGATATATTAGCGGCACAACGACAAGCTAAAACCTTACTAAAGCACCAGCGTATACAACTGAACGATGTGGGGAGTACCATGTACTTACCTGGCGAAATCACTATTGCTACTAAGCCTTATTAG
- a CDS encoding esterase/lipase family protein — MTIRRIVLTVFFSLYSITSLSQECVVLLHGLVRTASSMEKLAIELSKVGFYVVNIDYPSRDKPVEVLAEIAVSEGLKQCKKQNAIPVNYVTHSLGGILVRQYYQQHTPMHVKRVVMLAPPNQGSEVVDNLKNVPGFGLINGPAGRQLGTDKNSIPSQLGPVNFELGVIAGTQSINLILSTFLPNPDDGKVSVERTKVEGMCGFIALPTTHPFIMSNNLVIKEVKNYLKNGKFESKSAVSSC; from the coding sequence ATGACAATTAGAAGAATAGTATTAACTGTATTTTTTTCACTATATTCCATAACAAGCCTTTCTCAAGAATGTGTAGTATTACTGCATGGTCTTGTGAGAACTGCAAGTTCTATGGAAAAGCTTGCAATTGAACTCAGCAAAGTAGGCTTTTACGTTGTCAATATTGATTATCCCTCAAGAGATAAACCTGTTGAGGTGCTAGCTGAAATAGCTGTCTCAGAAGGCTTAAAGCAGTGTAAAAAACAGAATGCTATTCCTGTGAATTATGTCACTCACTCACTGGGTGGTATATTAGTACGTCAATATTATCAGCAGCATACACCAATGCACGTCAAAAGAGTTGTAATGTTAGCTCCTCCTAATCAAGGAAGTGAAGTAGTTGACAACTTAAAAAATGTACCTGGCTTTGGCTTGATAAATGGTCCGGCTGGTAGGCAGTTGGGCACAGATAAAAATAGTATTCCTAGTCAGCTTGGACCAGTAAATTTTGAGCTAGGGGTTATTGCAGGTACACAATCAATAAACTTAATATTATCAACCTTTCTACCCAATCCTGATGATGGTAAGGTTTCAGTAGAGCGCACCAAAGTAGAAGGTATGTGCGGCTTTATCGCATTACCCACCACACATCCTTTTATCATGAGCAATAACTTGGTCATAAAAGAGGTAAAGAACTACTTAAAGAATGGTAAATTTGAAAGTAAATCAGCAGTATCTAGCTGTTAA
- a CDS encoding alpha/beta hydrolase — MVIKKIINKLIVGCVVVFLTLALVTLYTVGAQLIRPTPSNIIKPEISLPLSTVSFRGEGNIQLKGWLVKNPVSNAGVLLMHGNQSNRLSMLSRAKFLYQAGYSVMLFDLRAHGASDGEYKTFGYLETKDAELAIRFFKRQANLKIVGIIGTSLGGAATVLSDMPLPVEAIVIESVYPTIEKAIINRLTARMGKWGAYFEPLLSYQLPLRLGIKATNLQLVKKVGNIMKPFLVIGGEQDTRTTLEDTQWLYNNINSSSKSLWIVPGVGHANFHHVVKAIYEKRVLTFLYQYLPINSK, encoded by the coding sequence ATGGTTATTAAAAAAATAATAAATAAGTTAATTGTAGGGTGCGTCGTAGTTTTTCTTACTCTGGCCTTAGTCACTCTTTACACTGTTGGGGCACAACTTATTCGTCCAACTCCAAGTAACATTATTAAACCTGAAATAAGCTTGCCATTATCAACAGTTAGTTTTAGAGGTGAGGGTAATATTCAGCTTAAAGGATGGTTGGTAAAGAATCCCGTTTCCAATGCGGGTGTGTTATTAATGCATGGTAATCAAAGTAATCGCTTATCTATGTTATCAAGAGCCAAGTTTCTATATCAGGCTGGCTATTCAGTGATGTTATTTGATTTAAGGGCGCATGGTGCCAGTGATGGGGAATATAAAACATTTGGGTATTTAGAAACGAAAGATGCAGAGCTGGCCATTCGCTTTTTTAAGCGGCAAGCCAATCTTAAAATAGTAGGAATTATTGGCACATCTTTAGGTGGTGCGGCCACTGTATTAAGTGACATGCCATTACCAGTTGAAGCAATAGTTATAGAGTCTGTTTACCCAACGATTGAAAAAGCAATTATTAATCGACTTACTGCTCGAATGGGGAAGTGGGGAGCTTACTTTGAGCCTCTGCTCTCTTATCAATTGCCATTGAGGTTGGGGATTAAGGCGACAAATTTACAGCTAGTAAAAAAGGTTGGAAATATTATGAAGCCCTTCTTAGTTATTGGTGGGGAGCAAGATACTCGTACCACACTAGAAGATACACAGTGGTTGTATAATAATATCAACTCATCCTCAAAAAGCTTATGGATTGTTCCTGGGGTTGGTCATGCCAACTTTCATCATGTAGTAAAGGCAATCTATGAAAAGCGTGTATTAACATTTTTATATCAATATTTGCCTATAAATTCAAAGTAA